ACCGTGTCATCCAGCCAATTGCGCATAAAGAGCCCGATGACCTCATAGCCTTGCTCTTTGAGCAAGTATGCGGCTACACTGGAGTCTACTCCGCCTGAAAGTCCTACCACCACTCGTTGCATGCCGCAAAGGTAGTGCGCCTGAAGAGTAAAAGAATCAGGAGATACGGCTTAGGATACTATCTAGAAATTTATCGGCACGCCCGGGGATCTTCTCATCCAGTGCTTCTCCCGTCTCGCTGAAATTTTCTGTCACTTTCGGCACGGGAAACACTCCGGTCGGAAGCATGCCCACCTTGGTGATGACCCACTGCATCTGGACTTGGACCTGGGAGCCTCCAAAGGAGCCTGTGCTTACACTTGCGATACCTGCCGGCTTACCCTTCCATTGATCGTAGAGTACATCGAAGGCATTCTTCCAAGATGCTGGATAACCGCCATTGTATTCCGGAGTGACAAAGACCACTCCATCTGCCTGCTCTACCCGCTGGGCGTAT
This portion of the Flavobacteriales bacterium genome encodes:
- a CDS encoding NAD(P)H-dependent oxidoreductase produces the protein MKILILSSSVRQGRNSHRVALFLQERLLSREGVEVDLFDLEAVDFPLFSERLSRLEEPSDSLKEYAQRVEQADGVVFVTPEYNGGYPASWKNAFDVLYDQWKGKPAGIASVSTGSFGGSQVQVQMQWVITKVGMLPTGVFPVPKVTENFSETGEALDEKIPGRADKFLDSILSRIS